A window of Emcibacter sp. SYSU 3D8 genomic DNA:
CGCCAACGAATTCGTGCTGATGGACCGGGACCGCAATTTCTCGTCCAAGGGCGGCTGGGGCCCGATCCTCGGGCGGCTGTTTCCCAACGGCCTGATGCTGCGCGACTTCGACGATCACCGGGCACACCGCCGGATCATGCAGGTGGCGTTCAAGCAGCCGGCCATGCAGGCCTATGTGGAAAAGCTCAACGAGGGAATCCGCCAGGGCCTGGACCGCTGGCGCGAACAGGGCGACTTCCGCTTCTACGAGGCGATCAAGCAGCTGACGCTCAACACTGCCGCGTCGGTGTTCCTGGGCATGCCGCTGGGGCCCGAAGCCGACCGGGTCAACCGGGCCTTCTTCGACAGCGTGCAGGCGGCGGTCTCGGTGATCCGGACGCCGATCCCCGGCACCAAGATGTGGCGCGGCGTGCGGGGCCGGAAGTATCTGGAAGCGTTTTTCCTGGAGCAGATCCCGCTGCGCCGCGGCAGCGCCAGCACGGACATGTTCACCCTGCTGTGCAACGCCGTGGACGAAGACGGCAATTCCTATACGGATGCCGATGTGATCGACCACATGGACTTCCTGATGATGGCGGCGCACGACACGCTGACCAGTTCCATCACCACGCTGATCTATCATTTATGCCGCAACCCGGAATGGCAGGACGCCGCCCGGCGTGAATGCGCCGCGCTGGGGCTGTCCAGCGACAACCTGCCCTATGAGCGGCTGAACGATATCCAGATCATCGAATGGTGCTTCAAGGAAGCCCTGCGGATCAACCCGCCGGTGCCGTCGATTCCCCGCACCGCGGTGCGCGATTGCGAGTTCGGCGGCTACACGATCCCGGCCGGCACCGCGGTCGCCATCAGTCCCGGCTATACCCACAGAATGCCCGAGCTGTGGCAGAACCCGGACAAGTTCGAGCCCGACCGCTTCTCCGAACAGCGTGCCGAGGACCGCTCGCACCGCTTCGCCTGGGTGCCGTTCGGCGGCGGCGCGCATATGTGCATCGGCCTGCATTTCGCCTACATGCAGACCAAGGTGTTCATGTACCAGCTGCTGCTCAATTATCGTTTCCACCTGGACGACGGCTACGAGGCCGACTTCCAGATCATGCCGATCCCCAAGCCCAAGGACGGCCTGCCGATCCATCTCCGACCGCTCAAGGAAGCTGCCTGATGAATTTCGAAGACTCGCCCGAGGAAGCCCAGTTCCGCGCCCAGGCCCGCGCCTGGCTGGCCGAAAACGCCGCCGAATACCGCAAGCCGCTGCCCGAGAACATGACCGAGGCGGAAACGCTGAAGATGGCCCGGGCCTGGCAGGCGAAGAAGGCCGCCGCCGGCTATGCCGCCATCACCTGGCCGAAGGACGTCGGCGGCCTTGGCGGCACACCCATGGAACGGGTGATTTTCGAGCAGGAGGAGAGCGAGTATAATTTGCCGCCCGCCGTGTTCTCCATCGGCCTGGGCATGTGCATGCCGACCATGATGGCTTTCGCCACGCCCGAGCAGCAGAAGCGTTTTGTGCCGAAGGCGCTGGCCGGCGAGGAGATCTGGTGCCAGCTGTTCTCCGAGCCCGCAGGCGGCTCGGATCTGGCGGCGCTGCGCACCAAGGCCGAGCGCGACGGCGACGACTGGATCGTCAACGGCCAGAAGATCTGGACGTCGGGCGCCCAGTTCTCCGACTGGGGCATCCTCGTCACGCGCACCGATCCGACGGTGCCGAAGCATCAGGGGCTGACCTTCTTCTTCCTCAGCATGAAGTCGCCCGGCGTCGAGGTGAAGCCGATCAAGCAGGCATCCGGCGGGCGCGGCTTCAACGAGGTCTATTTCACCAATGTCCGCATCCCGGACAGCCAGCGCCTGGGCGCCGTCGGCGACGGCTGGAAGGTGTCGCTGACCACGCTGATGAACGAACGGCTGTCGATCAGCGAGAACTCCCAGCGCGGCATCAATTTCGAGGCGCTGATGAAGCTGGCCAACGCTGTCGACGGCGCTCGGGGTCCGGCGATCCAGGACAAGGCGGTGCGCGAGCAGCTCGCCGACTGGTATGCCAAGTATATGGGCCTGCGCAACGGCCGCTACCGCACCATGACCGCCCTGTCGCAGGGCGCGCGGCCAGGGCCGGAAGCCTCGATCAACAAGGCGGTGTTCGCCGCCATGCTGCAGGACATGGCGTCCTTCGGCCTCGACCTGCTGGACACGGCCGGCATTGCCTACGATCCCGAACTGGAAGGCTTCCGCCGCCAGTTTGCCGAAGCCTATATGGGCTCGCCGGGCCTGCGCATCGCCGGCGGCACCGACGAGATCCTGCGCAACATCATCGCCGAGCGCGTCCTCGGCCTGCCGCCCGACATCCGCGCCGACAAGGGCATCCCGTTCAACAAGGTGCCGACCGGGGCGAATTAGGTTTCGCAAAAATATCTGTGATTTTGCGAGCATAGCGAAGCAACCCAGCCGTGCCGTTGATGGCTGTGTGGCGGCGGGACTGGATTGCTTCGCGGCGCTCGCAAAGACACTCGTGTTAATTGCAATCGTCGCCCAGCCCCATCGACACGCCCGCCCGGTCCGCTAGAATGGCCCCGGGAAAACAGGGGGAAGCACCATGAAATACACCCGTCTGGGAACGACTGGCATGCGCGTATCGCGGCTGTGCCTGGGCACCATGAGCTATGGCGATCCGGCGCAGCGCGCCTGGGTGCTGGACGAGAAGGCGGCGCGGCCGTTCTACGAGAAGGCCATCGAAGCCGGCATCAATTTCTTCGACACCGCCGATGTCTATTGCAACGGCGTTACCGAGGAAATTCTCGGCCGGGCGATCAAGGACCTGGTGCCGGACCGCGAGGATGTGGTGATCGCCACCAAGTGCTTCGGCGGCACCCACAACGGCAAGCTCAACCGCCACGGCCTGTCGCGCAAGAACATCATCGCATCGTGCGACGCATCGCTGAAGCGCATGGGGCTCGACTACATCGACCTCTACCAGATCCACCGCTTCGACTACAAAACGCCCATGGAAGAGACCATGGAGGCGCTGAGCGACCTGGTGCGCGCCGGCAAGGTCCGGTATCTGGGCGCCTCGTCCATGTTCGCCTGGCAGTTCGGCGAGTATCTGAGCCTCGCCGAAAAGCACGGCTGGGCGAAGTTCGTGTCCATGCAGAACCATTACAACCTGGTCTACCGCGAGGAAGAACGCGAGATGATCCCGCTGTGCGCCGCCAAGGGAGTCGGGCTGATCCCGTGGAGCCCGCTGGCGCGCGGCTTCCTGGCCGGAAACCGGCATCGCCAGGGCGGCGGCGATACCGCCCGCGCCACCTCCGACGACTTCGCCACCCAGCTTTACTACGCCGAGGACGACTTCAAGGTGGCCGATCGGAACGTCGAGGTCGCGGGGCGGCTGGGCGTGAAACCCATGCAGGTGGCGCTGGCCTGGATCCTGTCGAAACCGGCGGTTTCGGCGCCGATCATCGGCGCCACGAAACTGTCGCATCTCGACGATGCAATAGGCGCGCTTGATCTGAACCTGGATGAATCCGATATAAAACTGTTGGAAGAGCCCTATCGCCCCCATGCGATCCTGGGCCATGCATGAGGAATTGTCGTGTTACAGCGTGAGGCGAAGTACCATATCGGCCAGGTGGTGAAGCACCGCTTTTACCCGTTTCGGGGCGTGATCTTCGATATCGACGCGACCTTCAGCAACACCGAGGAATGGTGGCAATCGATCCCCGAGCACATGCGCCCGGCGAAGGATCAGCCCTATTACCACCTGCTGGCCGAGAACGACGAGAGCACCTATATCGCCTATGTCTCGCAGCAGAACCTGCTGCCCGACGAGTCCGGCGAACCGGTGCATCATCCGCAGGTGCCCGAGATGTTCGCCGAGATGGAAAACGGCACCTACGAACCGATCCACACCCAGACGCATTAAGCGCCGATCAGGTCAAACCGGTGCCGGAACCGGTCCGCCGGCGTGATGGTGGGCAAGCCGCCACATGCCGGATTCGCGCACGAATACGTTGGTGGCCAGCAGGCACGCCGATTCCATCAGCTCGTAGCACAGCACGATGGCCGTATCGCCGTGGATGACGGCGCTGGGATGGATGCATTCGATCTGCGGCCGGCCAGGATGGGCGAGGATGCCGCGCCAGCTGTCGAGCACCGGATCGCGCCCCTCGAGCTTTGGCCAGCCCGGATGCAGGCAGGTGACATCCGCCTCGTGGGCCCAGATCGCTTCCATGGCCGCCACGTCCGCCGCCGCGAAGGCATCGTAGAACGCCTCGTTGGCCGATATCACCGTGTCCTGATCGCCAAGCGCCATTCGCGGAGTGTGCGGTTGCCCGCCCGGTGACGTCAAGTTTACAGTCCCTGCCTGACCAAGGGGAACGTGCATGAGCTGGAAGGACGAGGCGGAGCAGATCCGCAGGCGGCGCGAACTGGCCAAGGGACAAGGCGGCCCGGACGGCATCGCCCGCCAGCATGCCAAGGGCCGGATGACCGTCCGCGAGCGCATCGACGGGCTGGTCGATGGCGGCAGCTTCGAGGAGCAGGGCGAAACCGCCGGACAGGCCGAGTTCGACGAGGCCGGCAACCTGACCGGCTTCCAGCCCGCCAATTACATTCTCGGCTTCGGCAAGCTGGACGGCCGCCGGGTCATCGTCGGCGGCGAGGATTTCACCCTGCGCGGCGGCTCGCCCAATGCGGCGGGATTGCGCAAGAGCGTCTTCGCCGAGGACATGGCCATCCGCTACCGGGTGCCGCTGGTGCGCTTCCTCGAGGGCGGCGGCGGCAGCGTGGCGGGCGCCAGCGGCAAGGGCCTGTCGTTCTCGCCGGTCTATGACCGCCCACGCTTCAAGTCGCTGGCCGACGCCATGGCCGCGGTGCCCGTCGCCGCGGCGGCGTGCGGACCGGTCGCCGGATTTCCCGCCGCGCGCCTCGCCGCCTCCCACTTCTCGGTGATGGTCAAGGACACGGCCCAGGTGCTGGTCGCCGGCCCGGCCGTGGTCGAGCGGGCGCTGGGCGTTGCCATGACCAAGGAGGAACTGGGCGGTCATCAGGTGCACCTGAAGAACGGCACCGTCGACAACCTGGCCAAGGACGAAGCCGACGCCTTCGCCCAGATCCGCCGCTTCCTGTCCTACATGCCGCAGAACGTCTGGGAGTTGCCGCCGGTCGCGAAGACCGGCGACGATCCGGCCCGCGCCGACGAGGCGCTGCTGGAGATCATCCCGCGCGACCGGCGCAAACCCTATGACGGGCGCAAGCTGGTCCAGCATGTCGTCGATCTGGGCAGCTTCTTCGAGCTGGGCCGCCGCTTCGGCCCGGGCCAGATCGTCGGCCTTGCCCGCATGGATGGCCGCCCGGTCGGCGTCATCGCCGCCGACTGCCGGTTCTCGGCCGGCGCCATGACCGCGCATGGCTCGCAGAAGGTGCGCCGCTTCGTCGACCTGTGCGACACCTTCCACCTGCCGGTCCTCAGCTTCGTCGACGAGCCCGGCTTCATGATCGGCCCGGACGCTGAGCAGGCCGGCACCATCCGCTATGGCACGGCCCTGGTGCTGGCGGTGATGCAAAGCCGCGTGCCGTGGGTGTCCATTGTCGTCAGGAAGAGTTTCGGCGTCGCCGCCGCCGCCCATTACGGTCCGGAAGGGCTGGTGCTGGCATGGCCATCCGCCGAGATGGGCGCCCTGCCCGTCGAGGGCGGCGTCGCCATCGCCTTCGCCCGCCAGCTGGCCGACGCCGAGGACCCGGACACCCTGCGCGCCGAACTGGAAGCCAAGCTGGCCAGCGCCAACGGCGCCTTCCCGCGCGGCGAGCAGTTCAACGTCCACGACCTGATCGACCCGCGCGAGACGCGGGCAAGGCTGTGCGCCTGGCTGGACTGGGTCGCGCCGCTGCTGGAAGACCAGAAAGGTCCGACCGGGTATTCGATCAGGCCTTAACCTCAGCCGCCCCGGTTCGGCCTGGAATGCCGCCATTCGGCCAGCAGCGCGCGCAACGCGGCGACGAACGGCAGCGGCTGGTCGAGGAACAGGTGGTGGTCGGCCTCGGGGATCGCGACGAACGGCACCGAGCTGTCCAGCACCTCGAACATGTAGTCGGCGATCTCCTGGCTGAACAGCTGGCTGCGGTCGCCGTACATGACGCCGACCCGGCACGGAATGCTTTTCAATGCCTCGCGCATGTCGCCGAAGCGGAACTTGCCGAACAGCTGATCGTCGAATTTCCAGCTCCAGCCGTCTTCCGACGGTGTCACCGAATGCCGGCCGATATAGTCGACCAGATAGTCGTTGGCGCATTCCTGCGGCGGCATCAGCCGGAACCGGGCCAGCGCGCTCTCGAAGTCCGGATAGATCTTTTTCGGGCGGATCGGCGCGCGCTTGCGGTCGCGCTGCCACTGGTAGTCGGGCGGCCGCACCGGCGAATCGACCAGCACCACGCCGGTCAGTTCGCTGCCCACGATAGTCGTGGCGTGCAGCGTGACGAAGCCGCCGAAGCTGTGGCCGACGATGATCGGCTTGTCATCGAAGCCCGCGTCGGCGCACACGCCCATCAGTTCGGCAGTAAACAGCTCGCCCGAATAGGCGTCGCGCCGGCCGCTGTCGCCGGCGCCCGACAGATCGATGGCCGCGACGCTGTAATGGTCGGTGAAGAACGGCGCCAGCGGCCGCCACCAATGGGCATGGGCGCCGCCGCCATGGACCAGCAGCAGGCCCGGCTTGCCCGGCTGCTCCCAGTGCAGATAGTGGATCGGACATCCCTCGACCTCGACCGTGCGGTCGCGATAGGGGACGGCGAGCGCCTTCCGGAACCATTCGGGGGCGTCGGGGTGAATCTGGTCGATCGGTGCTTCCCTGTTCATGCCCGCATCTTCCTTCGGCAAAGGGATGCGCGCAAGCGTCCGAACGCGCCTCAGGCGTTCCAGACGCCGGCCGGCTTGCCCTGCCCCAAATCTGCAATGGACCAGGTCTCGATCCGCCAGGGGATCAGCTTCAGCGCGCCATAGCTCGGATCGTCCACGCTCTTCCAGAACATGTTGAGGTTGTAGCCATAGGGCTCGGGCTTGGAGCCGAACAGCTTCCACACCCTGTCCTTCTCGGCAGGATCCTCGGCCCACTCGGTCTTGCAGTCGGCGATGACATGCTCCATCTGCGGCGTCCAGTAGGCCACCGAGACATAGGGATTGCCCGCCAGATGCCTGGCCTTGAGGCTCTGCCGCCCGGTGGCGATCCAGCCCTGCGGCCTGCCGTCGGGGAATTCCCACACCGGATGCAGGATTCGCGCCCGCATGCGGCCCTTGGTGTCCTGCGTCGTCACCGACGCCCAGACCACCGACGAAACCCGTGTCTCGAACGTTTCCCGAATATTGTCGAACGACGCCATGAACCCCTCCCTGCGTTACCAGCGGGAAACATAGCAGGGAAGCACCTTGTTCATCCACTTCACATTGCGTCAGGCCGCCGCAAGCCGGGAGAACAAACGGGCGAACGGCTCAGCCGTCCGCCATTTGGCGGATCGCCTCCTGCACCAGTTCGGGACGCTCCATGGGCAGGAAGTGCGTGGTGCCGGGGACCAGGTCGAGGCGCCAGTCCGGCTGACGCTCGCGAATCAGGTCGGGAACATCGCCCCTGAGCGTGGATTCGTGCTCGGCATAGAGTACATGCACCGGACAGCGCACCCGGCACAGCGGCCGCCAGAACACGTGGCCGGCCGAGGCGAAGGTGGCGGCCTCCCATGCGGGCGCGCAGGACAGCGCCACCTCGCCATTGGGCATATCGCGGGTGCCGCCCTCGATGTAGTCGCGCAGCACCGGGTCGGGCCAGGTGGCGAAGGCGCCGCGTCCCTTGTAGGCGTCAAACATCATCTGCCGTGTGCCGAACACCGCGCGGCGCCGCGCGGCGCCCTGCGCCAGCGGGTTGGGCGGCGGGCGCCCGAACCGGCGCGCGGTCGCCAGCAAACGCGACACATTGGGGTGCATCAGCACCGGCTCGATCATCACCAGGCCCCGCACCGCGCCGGGACGGGCCGCGGCGGCAAGCATGGCGACCCGGCCGCCCATGGAATGGCCGGACAGGAACGCCGGCTCGCCCAGATGCTCGAGGAAGGCGACAAGGTCGTCGCGGAACGTGTCCCAGGTTCTGAGCGAGTCGGGTTCCGCCTCGGCGTCTGACAGGCCGTGGCCGCGCTGGTCCAGTGCGACGATACGAAAGCGCTCCGCCAGCGGACCGAGCAGCTCGCGGTACGTGCCGGCGTTGAACCCCGTGGCGTGAGCGAACACCAGCAGCGGCTTCGACGCATCGCTCTCCCAGCGCAGCACCGAGAACGATCCGTGGCCGGGAAGATCGATGGTCTGCCGGACCGGATCGGGGCCGCTAGAGCGGCCCGCGTTCGCTTGAACGCGGACAAGCTGCTCTGGCTCTTTAGAATCGATCATCTTTCCGGGTTCAGATGAATTCATCTGAACCTCGGGATGATCTTAGAGGCGCGCTGGAGCATCCTGTATCTCCTTGATATTGCCATCGGCCGACATGAGCACGGCGATGCCCCGCGTCTGTTCGAAATTGGCGAGGATGATCATCATGATGACCATGATGGGAACGCTGAGGAACATGCCGACGATGCCCCAGATGGACCCCCACATGGCAAGCGAAAGGATGACCGCCAGCGAACTCAGGTTGAGCGCGCCGCCCATCAGCCTGGGCTCCAACACGTTGTCGATGATCAACTGGATGCCGGTCAAGCCGATACTGACGATCAGGAACGGCCCGATCGTCTCGAACTGCACCAGGGTCAGCAGCGCCGGGAACATGATGCCCAGGATCGAGCCGATGGTCGGGATGAAATTCAGCAGGAAGATCACGAACGCCCAGAACGGTGCATAATCCACGCCGACCAGGCTGAGCACCAGATAGCTGCACAGGCCGGTCGCGCTGCTCATGGCCGTCTTGAGCCGCATATATTTGCGGGTGTCATCGTTGATCTCGCGCAGGATCCGGCGAATCCGGTCGCGCCGTTCCGGATGGGGGAACAGCGCCTTGATCTTAGTCTCGAAGGCCGCCTGCTCGACGAACAGGAACAGCAGATAGACCAGCACCAGGCCGATATTGCCCATCAGGCCGGCGATGGTACCGGCCACCGAGCCAATCAGCGGCGCGATGTTGAACC
This region includes:
- a CDS encoding carboxyl transferase domain-containing protein, which translates into the protein MSWKDEAEQIRRRRELAKGQGGPDGIARQHAKGRMTVRERIDGLVDGGSFEEQGETAGQAEFDEAGNLTGFQPANYILGFGKLDGRRVIVGGEDFTLRGGSPNAAGLRKSVFAEDMAIRYRVPLVRFLEGGGGSVAGASGKGLSFSPVYDRPRFKSLADAMAAVPVAAAACGPVAGFPAARLAASHFSVMVKDTAQVLVAGPAVVERALGVAMTKEELGGHQVHLKNGTVDNLAKDEADAFAQIRRFLSYMPQNVWELPPVAKTGDDPARADEALLEIIPRDRRKPYDGRKLVQHVVDLGSFFELGRRFGPGQIVGLARMDGRPVGVIAADCRFSAGAMTAHGSQKVRRFVDLCDTFHLPVLSFVDEPGFMIGPDAEQAGTIRYGTALVLAVMQSRVPWVSIVVRKSFGVAAAAHYGPEGLVLAWPSAEMGALPVEGGVAIAFARQLADAEDPDTLRAELEAKLASANGAFPRGEQFNVHDLIDPRETRARLCAWLDWVAPLLEDQKGPTGYSIRP
- a CDS encoding alpha/beta hydrolase; translation: MNREAPIDQIHPDAPEWFRKALAVPYRDRTVEVEGCPIHYLHWEQPGKPGLLLVHGGGAHAHWWRPLAPFFTDHYSVAAIDLSGAGDSGRRDAYSGELFTAELMGVCADAGFDDKPIIVGHSFGGFVTLHATTIVGSELTGVVLVDSPVRPPDYQWQRDRKRAPIRPKKIYPDFESALARFRLMPPQECANDYLVDYIGRHSVTPSEDGWSWKFDDQLFGKFRFGDMREALKSIPCRVGVMYGDRSQLFSQEIADYMFEVLDSSVPFVAIPEADHHLFLDQPLPFVAALRALLAEWRHSRPNRGG
- a CDS encoding AI-2E family transporter, which produces MKILNYAAALIIVALVMVFLVVGRALLVPLALAVLFWVLIDGLAGLYQRDSVFGRAVPRWLALTGAGLTVLGLSSLVILMVSQNVAEVAQAAPEYQRKFEGLIERVAPVFGFDQVPRLPELLKRFNIAPLIGSVAGTIAGLMGNIGLVLVYLLFLFVEQAAFETKIKALFPHPERRDRIRRILREINDDTRKYMRLKTAMSSATGLCSYLVLSLVGVDYAPFWAFVIFLLNFIPTIGSILGIMFPALLTLVQFETIGPFLIVSIGLTGIQLIIDNVLEPRLMGGALNLSSLAVILSLAMWGSIWGIVGMFLSVPIMVIMMIILANFEQTRGIAVLMSADGNIKEIQDAPARL
- a CDS encoding pyridoxamine 5'-phosphate oxidase family protein is translated as MASFDNIRETFETRVSSVVWASVTTQDTKGRMRARILHPVWEFPDGRPQGWIATGRQSLKARHLAGNPYVSVAYWTPQMEHVIADCKTEWAEDPAEKDRVWKLFGSKPEPYGYNLNMFWKSVDDPSYGALKLIPWRIETWSIADLGQGKPAGVWNA
- a CDS encoding cytochrome P450, coding for MARNLRLNGIPGEAGLPFVGKSLDLLRDPAAVSNSMVSKYGTIYWSRAFGRTNVTLLGPDANEFVLMDRDRNFSSKGGWGPILGRLFPNGLMLRDFDDHRAHRRIMQVAFKQPAMQAYVEKLNEGIRQGLDRWREQGDFRFYEAIKQLTLNTAASVFLGMPLGPEADRVNRAFFDSVQAAVSVIRTPIPGTKMWRGVRGRKYLEAFFLEQIPLRRGSASTDMFTLLCNAVDEDGNSYTDADVIDHMDFLMMAAHDTLTSSITTLIYHLCRNPEWQDAARRECAALGLSSDNLPYERLNDIQIIEWCFKEALRINPPVPSIPRTAVRDCEFGGYTIPAGTAVAISPGYTHRMPELWQNPDKFEPDRFSEQRAEDRSHRFAWVPFGGGAHMCIGLHFAYMQTKVFMYQLLLNYRFHLDDGYEADFQIMPIPKPKDGLPIHLRPLKEAA
- a CDS encoding alpha/beta hydrolase encodes the protein MIDSKEPEQLVRVQANAGRSSGPDPVRQTIDLPGHGSFSVLRWESDASKPLLVFAHATGFNAGTYRELLGPLAERFRIVALDQRGHGLSDAEAEPDSLRTWDTFRDDLVAFLEHLGEPAFLSGHSMGGRVAMLAAAARPGAVRGLVMIEPVLMHPNVSRLLATARRFGRPPPNPLAQGAARRRAVFGTRQMMFDAYKGRGAFATWPDPVLRDYIEGGTRDMPNGEVALSCAPAWEAATFASAGHVFWRPLCRVRCPVHVLYAEHESTLRGDVPDLIRERQPDWRLDLVPGTTHFLPMERPELVQEAIRQMADG
- the hspQ gene encoding heat shock protein HspQ; the protein is MLQREAKYHIGQVVKHRFYPFRGVIFDIDATFSNTEEWWQSIPEHMRPAKDQPYYHLLAENDESTYIAYVSQQNLLPDESGEPVHHPQVPEMFAEMENGTYEPIHTQTH
- a CDS encoding acyl-CoA dehydrogenase family protein; translated protein: MNFEDSPEEAQFRAQARAWLAENAAEYRKPLPENMTEAETLKMARAWQAKKAAAGYAAITWPKDVGGLGGTPMERVIFEQEESEYNLPPAVFSIGLGMCMPTMMAFATPEQQKRFVPKALAGEEIWCQLFSEPAGGSDLAALRTKAERDGDDWIVNGQKIWTSGAQFSDWGILVTRTDPTVPKHQGLTFFFLSMKSPGVEVKPIKQASGGRGFNEVYFTNVRIPDSQRLGAVGDGWKVSLTTLMNERLSISENSQRGINFEALMKLANAVDGARGPAIQDKAVREQLADWYAKYMGLRNGRYRTMTALSQGARPGPEASINKAVFAAMLQDMASFGLDLLDTAGIAYDPELEGFRRQFAEAYMGSPGLRIAGGTDEILRNIIAERVLGLPPDIRADKGIPFNKVPTGAN
- a CDS encoding nuclear transport factor 2 family protein — translated: MALGDQDTVISANEAFYDAFAAADVAAMEAIWAHEADVTCLHPGWPKLEGRDPVLDSWRGILAHPGRPQIECIHPSAVIHGDTAIVLCYELMESACLLATNVFVRESGMWRLAHHHAGGPVPAPV
- a CDS encoding aldo/keto reductase; this translates as MKYTRLGTTGMRVSRLCLGTMSYGDPAQRAWVLDEKAARPFYEKAIEAGINFFDTADVYCNGVTEEILGRAIKDLVPDREDVVIATKCFGGTHNGKLNRHGLSRKNIIASCDASLKRMGLDYIDLYQIHRFDYKTPMEETMEALSDLVRAGKVRYLGASSMFAWQFGEYLSLAEKHGWAKFVSMQNHYNLVYREEEREMIPLCAAKGVGLIPWSPLARGFLAGNRHRQGGGDTARATSDDFATQLYYAEDDFKVADRNVEVAGRLGVKPMQVALAWILSKPAVSAPIIGATKLSHLDDAIGALDLNLDESDIKLLEEPYRPHAILGHA